In Nostoc sp. GT001, a genomic segment contains:
- a CDS encoding glycosyltransferase family 2 protein encodes MKKVSVIIPVYGVEKYIAATVQSVLEQTYTNFELLIIDDASLDRSINICQQFTDPRIKIIRQANRGVSGARNTGIRHAQGEYLAFLDGDDLWLPEKLEKQIAHLENSPAVGVSFSRSAFIDEAGQALGTYQMPKLKEITPSYLLSCNPVGNGSAAVMRREVLEDIKFQDNLYGTNEDCYFDERLLQSEDNEFWIRISIKSNWQIEGIPEPLTLYRVNSKGLSANMLKQLDFWEKLIEKTRSYAPEIFTQGETLARAYQLQYLARNAVRLREGSMAVKLINRALIADWHILIENPKSTILTLVAAYLLLLLPQNVYNKFEALVSNNIVGANQKRRILQEDI; translated from the coding sequence ATGAAAAAAGTTTCTGTAATTATTCCGGTTTATGGAGTCGAAAAATATATAGCTGCTACTGTACAATCCGTTCTTGAGCAAACCTATACAAATTTTGAGCTTCTAATTATCGACGATGCTTCCTTGGACAGGAGTATAAATATCTGTCAGCAATTTACTGATCCCAGAATTAAAATTATTCGTCAGGCAAATCGAGGAGTATCTGGAGCTAGAAATACTGGTATTCGCCATGCTCAAGGAGAATATTTAGCTTTTTTGGATGGAGATGATCTTTGGTTGCCGGAAAAGTTAGAAAAACAAATCGCTCACTTAGAAAATTCACCAGCAGTCGGTGTCAGCTTCAGTCGTTCTGCTTTTATTGATGAAGCTGGACAAGCTTTAGGTACGTATCAGATGCCCAAGCTTAAAGAAATCACGCCATCTTATTTACTCAGTTGCAATCCGGTTGGTAACGGCTCGGCTGCGGTAATGCGCAGAGAAGTTCTAGAAGATATTAAATTCCAAGATAATCTTTACGGTACTAATGAAGATTGTTATTTTGATGAACGCTTACTCCAATCAGAAGATAACGAATTTTGGATTCGGATTTCCATTAAAAGCAATTGGCAAATAGAGGGCATTCCAGAACCCTTGACCTTGTATCGGGTTAATTCAAAAGGGCTTTCCGCAAATATGCTCAAGCAGTTAGATTTCTGGGAAAAGCTAATTGAAAAGACACGCTCCTACGCTCCAGAAATATTTACTCAAGGGGAAACACTAGCTAGAGCTTACCAGTTGCAGTATTTAGCTCGTAATGCCGTAAGACTACGAGAAGGTTCAATGGCTGTAAAATTAATTAATCGAGCCTTAATAGCTGATTGGCATATTCTTATTGAAAATCCAAAAAGTACAATTTTGACACTGGTAGCAGCTTATTTACTTTTACTCTTACCTCAAAATGTTTACAATAAATTTGAAGCTCTGGTTTCAAATAATATAGTAGGGGCTAACCAAAAACGTCGTATTCTTCAAGAAGATATCTAA
- a CDS encoding glycosyltransferase family 2 protein, with translation MKKVSIIIPVYKAEKYIAATLQSALEQTYENFEILIIDDGTPDKSIEICQQFTDPRIKIIRQKNRGLPGARNTGIRHAQGDYLTLLDADDLWLPEKLEKHVKHLDNSPNVGVSFSRSAFIDDNGNPLGIYQMPQMQGITPAIILCRNPVSNGSVAVIKREVFEAIEFQDNLYGTVENFYFDERSRHTNGDSTDVECWFRMSVKSDLEIEGIPEALTLYRVNSGGLSANLLKQLDSWELAISRARLYAPEIVNQWETLARAYQLRYLARRAVSLQDGAMAVKLVNRALATNWHILSKEPRRTLLTLGAAYFLRLLPQFLYSRIETVALKTTGYTQRQRISQGLGGSNAIL, from the coding sequence ATGAAGAAAGTTTCTATCATTATTCCGGTTTACAAAGCAGAAAAATATATAGCTGCTACATTGCAATCGGCTCTTGAACAAACTTACGAAAACTTCGAGATTTTAATTATTGATGATGGTACTCCTGATAAGAGTATAGAAATTTGTCAGCAATTTACAGACCCTAGAATTAAAATTATTCGTCAAAAGAATCGGGGTCTACCTGGAGCAAGAAACACTGGTATTCGCCATGCACAGGGAGATTATTTAACTCTTTTAGATGCTGATGACTTATGGTTGCCAGAAAAATTAGAAAAACACGTTAAGCATTTAGATAATTCGCCTAATGTCGGGGTAAGCTTTAGCCGCTCTGCTTTTATTGATGATAATGGCAACCCTTTAGGTATTTATCAAATGCCTCAGATGCAGGGAATAACTCCAGCGATTATCCTTTGCCGCAATCCAGTTAGCAATGGTTCGGTAGCAGTAATTAAAAGAGAAGTTTTTGAAGCTATTGAATTTCAAGATAATCTTTACGGTACAGTTGAAAATTTTTATTTCGATGAGCGATCGCGTCATACTAATGGTGACTCAACAGATGTTGAATGTTGGTTTCGGATGTCTGTTAAGAGCGATCTGGAAATAGAGGGTATTCCTGAAGCTTTGACCTTATATAGGGTAAATTCAGGTGGACTATCAGCAAACTTGCTCAAGCAGTTAGATTCTTGGGAATTGGCAATCTCTAGGGCACGTTTATACGCCCCAGAAATAGTTAATCAATGGGAAACACTGGCTAGAGCTTACCAGTTGCGGTACTTAGCGCGTAGAGCAGTCAGCCTGCAAGATGGTGCAATGGCTGTGAAGTTGGTGAATCGAGCATTAGCAACCAACTGGCATATTCTCTCTAAAGAACCACGCCGTACACTTTTGACCTTGGGAGCTGCCTATTTCCTTCGGCTTTTGCCCCAGTTCCTTTACAGTCGAATTGAGACTGTTGCTTTAAAGACTACAGGATATACGCAAAGACAGCGCATTTCACAAGGCTTAGGGGGGAGCAACGCGATTTTGTGA
- a CDS encoding cupin domain-containing protein yields the protein MASLLLDDGTIESDLDEIARELAPLGIQLKHYDPGTSILFPNLLDQDVLTEAEKRCCVELHNSVFEFLQQENGALWCDLLNVHPGSFNLHHLIATYSRYHTHSAPEPLYVLAGEMIYGFVRPDGSQVQLLVQAQDYLYIPPGVEHWCSPTASLSFKGIRYFAIAEGWVPNYTGTQVSDSSQKPR from the coding sequence ATGGCTAGCCTACTACTTGACGACGGTACGATTGAGAGCGATTTAGACGAAATAGCTCGCGAACTTGCCCCTCTTGGCATTCAACTCAAACACTACGACCCAGGAACATCAATACTCTTCCCTAATCTGCTAGACCAGGATGTTTTAACTGAGGCCGAGAAACGTTGTTGCGTAGAACTCCATAACAGCGTCTTTGAATTTCTTCAGCAAGAAAATGGCGCTCTCTGGTGTGACTTACTAAATGTGCATCCGGGTTCGTTCAATCTTCACCATCTGATCGCCACCTACAGTCGTTACCATACTCATTCTGCACCTGAACCCCTCTATGTGTTGGCAGGAGAAATGATTTATGGCTTTGTGCGACCTGATGGCAGTCAGGTACAGCTTTTAGTTCAGGCACAAGACTATCTTTATATCCCCCCCGGCGTTGAGCATTGGTGCAGCCCAACTGCATCGTTGAGTTTTAAAGGGATACGCTATTTTGCAATTGCAGAAGGTTGGGTTCCCAATTATACAGGGACTCAAGTGAGTGATTCGAGCCAAAAGCCGCGTTAA
- a CDS encoding deoxyribodipyrimidine photo-lyase, 8-HDF type has translation MSDLILFWHRRDLRISDNTGLAAAKRQSPKVVGVFCLDPNLLERDDVAPVRVTYMIGCLQKLQERYVEVGSQLLILHADPVQVIPALAEAINAKAVFWNWDVEPYSQERDRTIINTLKEKGIEFLNQNWDQILNSPDEIRTGGNSPYTVYTPFWKNWITKPKAQPVETLQNVEGLTEAEQEIAKLAGALALPSAKDLGFIWDEPLIISPGEAAAQERLEEFTNKAITEYQEQRNFPAVDGTSQLSAALKFGVIGIRTVWQATIEALENSRSEETAVNIRTWQQELAWREFYQHAMYNFPELADGAFRDTFKNFPWETNEEYFQAWCEGRTGYPIVDAAMRQLNESGWMHNRCRMIVASFLTKDLLINPQLGEKYFMQKLIDGDLSANNGGWQWSASSGMDPKPVRIFNPASQTQKFDPEGEYIRQWVSELRSVDTEYLVTGKIPPLERHAVGYPDPIVDHKIQQQQFKQRYQQQKNISSGE, from the coding sequence ATGTCTGACTTAATTCTGTTTTGGCATCGGCGCGATTTACGCATTTCTGACAATACGGGACTGGCTGCGGCAAAACGGCAAAGTCCGAAGGTAGTGGGCGTGTTTTGCCTCGATCCAAATCTTCTAGAACGGGATGATGTTGCTCCTGTGAGAGTAACTTATATGATTGGCTGTTTGCAGAAACTCCAAGAGCGATATGTTGAAGTTGGTAGCCAGTTGTTAATACTCCACGCCGATCCTGTACAAGTGATACCAGCCTTAGCCGAAGCAATAAATGCCAAAGCTGTTTTTTGGAATTGGGATGTAGAACCTTATTCACAAGAACGCGATCGCACTATTATAAATACCCTCAAAGAAAAAGGCATTGAGTTTCTTAACCAAAACTGGGATCAAATCCTCAACTCCCCAGACGAGATCCGCACGGGTGGTAACAGTCCTTACACGGTTTACACCCCCTTCTGGAAAAATTGGATTACTAAACCGAAGGCTCAACCAGTAGAAACACTGCAAAATGTTGAGGGATTAACGGAAGCCGAACAGGAAATCGCCAAACTTGCAGGAGCCTTGGCACTACCTTCAGCAAAAGATTTAGGATTTATCTGGGATGAACCATTGATTATTTCACCAGGAGAGGCGGCGGCACAAGAACGATTAGAAGAATTTACTAATAAAGCTATTACTGAATATCAAGAACAGCGCAATTTTCCCGCAGTGGACGGTACATCACAACTGAGTGCAGCTTTAAAATTTGGGGTAATTGGCATTCGCACCGTTTGGCAAGCCACGATAGAAGCGCTGGAAAATAGCCGCAGTGAAGAAACAGCAGTTAATATCCGCACATGGCAACAGGAATTAGCTTGGCGGGAGTTTTATCAACATGCAATGTATAACTTCCCGGAATTAGCTGATGGTGCTTTCCGCGACACCTTCAAGAACTTTCCTTGGGAAACTAACGAAGAATACTTCCAAGCTTGGTGTGAGGGAAGAACAGGCTACCCCATTGTAGATGCAGCAATGCGTCAGTTAAACGAAAGCGGCTGGATGCATAACCGCTGTCGGATGATTGTTGCGAGTTTCCTTACTAAAGACTTGCTAATTAATCCCCAATTGGGAGAAAAATACTTTATGCAGAAGTTGATTGATGGTGATTTATCTGCTAATAATGGCGGTTGGCAATGGAGTGCTTCTAGCGGTATGGACCCCAAACCTGTGCGGATTTTCAACCCAGCCAGTCAAACCCAAAAATTCGATCCAGAAGGGGAATATATTCGGCAATGGGTATCGGAATTGCGGTCTGTAGATACAGAATATTTAGTTACTGGGAAAATTCCACCTTTAGAACGTCATGCTGTTGGTTATCCTGATCCAATTGTGGATCATAAAATACAACAACAGCAGTTTAAACAGCGTTATCAACAGCAAAAAAATATTAGTAGTGGTGAGTAA
- a CDS encoding alpha/beta hydrolase, protein MNAIAVKDGIEIYYKDWGSGQPIVFSHGWPLSADDWDTQMMFFLNHGYRVIAHDRRGHGRSTQGGDGHDMDHYADDLAALTAHLDLKNAIHVGHSTGGGEVTRYIARHGESRVAKAVLISAVPPLMVKTPANPSGLPKEVFDDFQTQVATNRAQFYWDVPSGPFYGYNRPGAKASQGVIENWWRQGMMGGSKAQYDGIVAFSQTDFTEDLKKFSVPTLVMHGDDDQIVPYADSAPLSAKLVKGAVLKTYKGFPHGMPTTNADQINADLLEFIQS, encoded by the coding sequence ATGAACGCGATCGCAGTGAAAGACGGCATAGAGATTTACTACAAGGATTGGGGCAGCGGTCAGCCCATAGTTTTCTCGCATGGTTGGCCTCTATCGGCCGATGACTGGGACACCCAAATGATGTTCTTCTTAAATCACGGCTATCGCGTCATCGCCCATGACCGACGAGGGCATGGACGCTCGACCCAAGGCGGCGACGGGCACGATATGGATCATTACGCCGATGACCTCGCTGCCCTTACCGCGCATCTCGACTTAAAGAACGCCATCCACGTTGGACACTCGACTGGCGGCGGTGAGGTGACACGCTACATTGCGCGCCACGGCGAAAGCCGCGTCGCGAAGGCCGTTCTCATTAGCGCCGTGCCACCACTGATGGTGAAGACCCCAGCAAATCCCAGCGGTTTACCTAAAGAGGTATTTGACGACTTTCAGACGCAGGTTGCCACCAATCGGGCGCAATTTTATTGGGATGTGCCGAGCGGGCCCTTTTACGGTTACAACCGACCGGGTGCGAAAGCGTCGCAAGGCGTGATTGAGAATTGGTGGCGTCAGGGCATGATGGGCGGTAGCAAGGCGCAGTATGATGGCATCGTGGCTTTCTCTCAGACCGACTTTACCGAGGATCTTAAGAAGTTCTCTGTGCCGACTTTGGTAATGCACGGCGATGATGACCAGATAGTTCCCTATGCCGACTCCGCCCCACTGAGCGCTAAGTTGGTCAAGGGCGCGGTATTGAAAACCTACAAGGGTTTCCCGCACGGTATGCCGACGACAAATGCAGACCAGATCAATGCCGATCTCCTCGAATTCATTCAGTCGTAG
- a CDS encoding TIGR02588 family protein: MTETEQEPKRSIAEWITFSIASLILAIIVSLVGYTWLNEKNQPPILSVTKKQTIREINGQFYVPFEVMNSGGDTAESVQIMAELLINGKVTETGEQQIDFLSSGESEEGAFIFSHNPRQGQLNLRVGSYKLP; encoded by the coding sequence ATGACTGAAACAGAACAAGAACCAAAGCGCTCAATAGCTGAGTGGATAACATTCAGCATCGCCTCACTCATCCTAGCAATCATTGTGAGTCTAGTAGGCTACACTTGGCTGAACGAAAAAAATCAACCTCCCATCCTTTCTGTCACTAAAAAACAAACAATTCGAGAAATTAATGGTCAGTTTTATGTTCCTTTTGAAGTTATGAATAGTGGAGGAGATACAGCTGAGTCAGTTCAGATTATGGCTGAGTTACTGATTAACGGCAAAGTTACAGAAACAGGAGAGCAACAGATTGACTTTTTATCTAGTGGGGAAAGCGAAGAAGGCGCATTTATATTCAGCCATAACCCGCGCCAAGGTCAGTTAAATCTACGTGTTGGTAGCTATAAATTGCCATAG
- a CDS encoding TIGR02587 family membrane protein, with product MPTKRQKNVWRSEINDIIRGACGGFLFGIPLLYTMEVWWIGSLAKAQFIMTAIALMFIVVYLLNQIEGFRKRRYSWLSHQAAMDTVEAIAIGIACSTFVLLLLRELTPETSLKESLGKIIFESVPFALGVALANQLLGDTENSNGKGQASDRENSTTKNKGDELHATFTDVGGTLIGATIIAFNIAPTDEIPMLAAATSPPWELAMIAASLLISYGIVFQAGFSNQQKRKEQKGIFQRPSSETIMSYLVSLLAGAFMLWFFQKLTFSDPWTMWLDHTLILGLPATIGGAAGRLAI from the coding sequence GTGCCAACAAAACGTCAAAAGAATGTATGGAGGAGTGAGATTAATGACATCATTCGGGGTGCTTGCGGAGGTTTTTTATTTGGCATACCCTTGCTGTATACAATGGAGGTTTGGTGGATTGGATCGCTGGCAAAAGCACAATTTATCATGACGGCGATCGCATTAATGTTTATTGTGGTTTACTTGCTCAATCAGATAGAAGGCTTTCGCAAACGCAGATATAGCTGGCTCTCTCATCAAGCCGCAATGGATACTGTCGAAGCGATCGCGATCGGCATAGCTTGTTCTACCTTTGTGCTGTTACTATTACGAGAATTGACACCAGAAACCTCCCTAAAAGAATCTTTAGGTAAAATCATCTTTGAAAGTGTGCCCTTTGCTCTTGGTGTAGCATTAGCGAATCAGTTGTTGGGAGATACTGAAAACAGTAATGGAAAAGGACAAGCAAGCGATCGGGAAAATAGCACAACCAAGAACAAAGGTGATGAGTTACACGCCACCTTTACTGATGTGGGTGGAACCCTGATTGGTGCAACCATAATTGCATTTAACATCGCTCCCACAGATGAAATTCCGATGCTTGCAGCCGCAACCTCTCCACCTTGGGAGTTGGCAATGATCGCCGCATCTTTGCTGATTTCTTATGGCATTGTATTTCAGGCAGGTTTTTCTAACCAGCAAAAACGTAAAGAGCAAAAGGGAATTTTTCAACGACCATCGAGCGAAACCATTATGTCTTACTTAGTATCATTGCTAGCAGGCGCTTTTATGCTGTGGTTCTTTCAAAAATTAACTTTTAGCGACCCCTGGACAATGTGGTTAGATCACACATTGATACTGGGTTTACCTGCAACTATTGGTGGTGCAGCCGGAAGGTTAGCAATATGA
- a CDS encoding Uma2 family endonuclease has product MTVIVAKWTIDEYHRMIDAGILSDRKVELLKGEIVEMSPEGEPHAYCSHESAEYLADLLGKRAAIRQAKPITLPNDSEPEPDIAIVQRLGREYREHHPYPENIFWLIEYANSSLEKDLERKSKIYGEAGILEYWVVNLRKLHLVVFREILDGEYATKLTLTAGTIQPLAFPDISVAVERIINS; this is encoded by the coding sequence ATGACTGTTATTGTTGCTAAGTGGACGATTGACGAATATCACCGCATGATTGATGCTGGCATTTTGAGCGATCGCAAAGTAGAACTACTTAAGGGAGAAATTGTCGAAATGTCGCCGGAAGGGGAACCCCATGCTTATTGTAGTCATGAATCGGCAGAGTATCTAGCGGATTTGTTAGGTAAACGTGCTGCAATCCGACAAGCCAAGCCTATCACCTTACCCAACGACTCGGAACCAGAACCAGATATTGCCATTGTCCAGCGTTTAGGACGCGAGTATCGAGAGCATCATCCCTACCCAGAGAATATTTTCTGGTTGATTGAATATGCTAACTCCAGTTTAGAAAAAGATTTAGAGAGAAAAAGTAAAATCTATGGAGAAGCAGGTATTTTAGAGTATTGGGTTGTCAATCTCAGAAAGCTTCATTTAGTAGTGTTTCGAGAAATCTTAGATGGAGAATATGCGACAAAATTGACATTAACTGCGGGAACAATTCAACCTCTGGCATTTCCAGATATTTCTGTTGCGGTGGAACGGATTATTAATAGTTAA
- the mutL gene encoding DNA mismatch repair endonuclease MutL, with product MASTIQALPTEVVYLITAGEVIDSLASVVRELVENSLDAGATRIVVSLWPQQWRIRVADNGCGMNLDDLQQAATAHSTSKIRSSADLWKINSLGFRGEALHSLTTLADLEILSRPLGGNLGWRIIYGNGGKVVQVEATAIAPGTVVTVSHLFGNCSSRRQGLPTTAQQMKAVQATIYQIALCHPRVTWQIWQNDRQWFTISPAATTGQLLPQILPQVRQGDLQEIKLEIPNPLNSSLLTPNSPLPTPNSSLNLVVGLPDRTHRHRPDWVRVAINGRMVKTPELEQTILSAFHRTLPRDRYPICFLHLAISPNQINWNRNPAKTEIYLNEIIYWQEQITQAINQALSISSNNLKEAVHTTRVSKLLKAAEAKGGYNFNPQNPNENHKTPNSSLSTPNSLKAVAQVSNTYIVAEHSGGMWLVEQHIAHERVLYEQLCDDWQLVPVEPPIILYQLSPAQVLQLQRIGLEIEPFGEQLWAVRNIPAPLQQRDDCAEAILELSWGGDLQTAQVAVACRSAIRNGTPMNQQEMQTLLDNWQRTRNPRTCPHGRPIYLSLEESALARFFRRNWVIGKSHGI from the coding sequence ATGGCATCTACTATTCAAGCTCTACCAACAGAAGTTGTATATCTCATTACAGCTGGAGAGGTAATTGACTCTTTAGCCTCTGTGGTGCGGGAATTGGTAGAAAATTCCCTAGACGCAGGTGCAACGCGAATTGTGGTTTCTCTGTGGCCGCAGCAATGGCGAATTCGTGTAGCAGATAATGGTTGTGGAATGAATCTAGATGATTTGCAACAAGCAGCTACAGCCCACAGCACTAGTAAAATTCGCTCTAGTGCCGATTTGTGGAAAATTAACAGTTTAGGGTTTCGTGGTGAGGCGTTGCACAGTTTAACGACTCTGGCAGATTTAGAAATTTTGAGTCGTCCTCTAGGGGGAAATTTAGGATGGCGGATAATTTATGGCAATGGTGGGAAAGTTGTACAAGTTGAAGCAACTGCGATCGCACCTGGTACAGTAGTTACAGTTTCTCATCTTTTCGGTAATTGCTCATCTCGTCGTCAGGGATTACCCACAACAGCACAGCAAATGAAAGCTGTGCAAGCTACAATTTACCAAATTGCCCTTTGTCATCCCCGCGTTACCTGGCAGATTTGGCAAAATGATCGTCAATGGTTCACCATCTCTCCCGCCGCCACAACTGGACAACTACTACCGCAGATTTTACCGCAAGTGCGACAAGGTGACTTGCAAGAAATAAAACTCGAAATACCCAACCCACTAAACTCCTCACTCCTAACTCCTAACTCCCCACTCCCCACTCCTAACTCCTCACTCAATTTAGTGGTAGGATTACCCGATCGCACTCATCGTCATCGTCCAGATTGGGTACGTGTAGCCATCAACGGACGGATGGTTAAGACACCGGAACTAGAGCAAACGATATTATCAGCATTTCATAGAACATTACCACGCGATCGCTATCCAATTTGTTTCTTACATCTTGCCATTTCCCCCAATCAAATTAACTGGAATCGCAATCCAGCAAAAACAGAAATTTACCTCAACGAAATCATTTATTGGCAAGAGCAAATTACCCAAGCAATTAACCAAGCGCTCAGCATATCTTCTAACAATCTTAAAGAAGCTGTTCACACAACACGAGTTAGTAAATTACTCAAAGCCGCAGAAGCCAAAGGTGGTTACAATTTTAATCCTCAAAATCCCAACGAAAATCACAAAACTCCTAACTCCTCACTCTCAACTCCTAACTCTTTAAAAGCTGTCGCTCAAGTTAGCAACACTTATATTGTGGCGGAACATTCAGGTGGGATGTGGTTAGTAGAACAGCACATTGCCCATGAGCGAGTTTTATATGAGCAATTGTGTGATGATTGGCAACTTGTCCCCGTCGAACCGCCAATAATTCTTTATCAATTATCACCAGCGCAAGTATTGCAATTGCAACGCATCGGTTTAGAAATAGAACCCTTTGGCGAACAACTTTGGGCAGTCCGTAATATTCCCGCACCTTTGCAGCAACGAGACGACTGTGCAGAAGCAATTTTAGAGCTTAGTTGGGGAGGCGATTTACAAACAGCCCAAGTTGCTGTCGCCTGTCGTAGTGCCATTCGTAACGGTACACCGATGAATCAACAAGAAATGCAGACACTTTTAGATAATTGGCAACGCACTCGCAACCCCCGCACCTGTCCCCACGGACGACCAATTTATCTATCTTTAGAAGAATCAGCATTAGCCCGATTTTTCCGGCGTAATTGGGTAATTGGTAAAAGTCATGGAATTTGA
- a CDS encoding adenosine deaminase produces MALYAELHRHLGGSVVPRVLWRYFERHSSELISRFADYSDFEDFYTRPRNTLDEYLELHTLVESVQTVETLPYFIYRLVRGAYIFENLAYLELRYTPYLRTPEHLSQSERIDKMAEIVRVVGLASHQPEYPIVTSQILCMHTRLPYEVNKAIVDLAAQNKQYVCAVDVAGGDSYYADRLEEWISLYDYARSQGVNTTGHLYETTAGCYPELLPYLMRIGHGIQIPLLYPELLNDVARRGQCLEVCPTTYLKTGTLQDIRQLKLVFDRCLDAGVDIAICTDNAGLHNVRLPFEYENLLTYNIISFEQLQACQDAAFRHAFAWPYSQPPASLLNGLLKPEPAKILSLRDTN; encoded by the coding sequence ATGGCTTTATACGCTGAATTACATAGACATCTAGGCGGCTCGGTCGTACCACGAGTTTTATGGCGATATTTCGAGCGGCATTCTTCGGAGTTAATTTCCCGCTTTGCTGACTATTCAGATTTTGAAGATTTTTATACCCGCCCACGTAACACCCTAGATGAGTATCTAGAATTACACACCTTGGTAGAAAGCGTGCAAACTGTGGAGACTTTGCCTTACTTTATTTATCGCTTGGTGCGTGGTGCTTACATATTTGAAAATTTGGCTTATCTGGAACTGCGTTACACTCCTTATTTGCGGACACCTGAACATCTGAGTCAATCGGAAAGAATTGACAAGATGGCAGAAATTGTGCGAGTAGTAGGGCTTGCCAGCCATCAGCCAGAATATCCGATTGTTACTAGCCAAATTCTCTGTATGCACACACGCCTACCTTATGAGGTGAACAAGGCGATTGTTGATTTGGCGGCGCAAAATAAGCAGTATGTCTGTGCAGTGGATGTAGCAGGAGGTGATAGTTATTACGCCGATCGCTTAGAAGAATGGATTAGCTTATATGATTATGCGCGATCGCAGGGCGTTAACACCACGGGACATCTATATGAAACCACCGCTGGTTGTTACCCAGAACTGCTACCATATCTAATGCGGATTGGTCACGGCATTCAAATTCCCCTACTATATCCAGAGCTACTTAATGATGTGGCTAGACGCGGGCAATGTTTAGAGGTTTGCCCGACAACTTACCTAAAAACTGGAACTTTGCAGGACATACGTCAACTCAAATTAGTTTTTGACCGTTGTCTTGATGCTGGGGTTGATATCGCTATCTGTACTGATAATGCTGGATTGCACAATGTGCGTCTACCGTTTGAGTATGAGAATCTCTTGACTTACAACATCATTAGTTTTGAACAACTACAAGCTTGTCAAGATGCAGCTTTCCGTCATGCTTTTGCTTGGCCTTACAGTCAACCTCCTGCATCGCTGTTGAATGGTTTGCTTAAACCTGAACCAGCTAAAATTTTGTCACTGAGAGATACTAATTAA
- a CDS encoding threonine dehydratase, protein MLRLTQIIRNLFLRLEGLFGVLFQSISNFFGNLFGFFGKLFGFSQSGYFLESDQAQDVKQASAKQPIETNRDNIAKIPATNRRRSNAKLDDYYLNMARDVKKK, encoded by the coding sequence ATGCTTCGTCTAACCCAAATTATTCGGAACTTGTTCCTTCGTCTTGAAGGCTTGTTTGGTGTTTTATTCCAAAGCATTTCTAATTTTTTCGGAAATTTATTTGGTTTTTTTGGCAAGCTTTTCGGATTTTCTCAGTCTGGTTATTTCTTGGAATCCGATCAGGCGCAAGACGTAAAACAAGCTTCAGCTAAACAGCCAATTGAAACGAATCGGGATAATATTGCTAAAATTCCTGCCACTAACCGCCGTCGTTCTAATGCCAAACTTGACGACTACTACCTCAACATGGCTCGTGATGTGAAAAAGAAATGA